Proteins encoded by one window of Kribbella italica:
- a CDS encoding RNA polymerase sigma factor produces the protein MSDHTPVSEIEPLLRELTPQVLGFLARRYGQFDLCEDAVQEALLAAATQWPQDGVPANPRGWLITVATRRLTDQFRSESARRKREDSVAAEAELVAPGADQDQSADGDDTLTLLFLCCHPAVTPASQVALTLRAVGGLGTAEIARAFMVPEATMAPRISRAKKSIKAAGSRFVLPPEEERADRLRVVLQALYLIFNEGYTASSGEELQRVELTAEAIRLTRMLRESLPDEGEVAGLLALMLLTDARRAARATDGGELIPIDEQDRTLWNRESIEEGAALILRTLASGEVGPYQLQAAIAAVHAEAPTADETDWRQILALYVLLEKLAPNPMVTLNRAIALAQVEGPRAGLDLLATLDDNKHLADNHRLDAVRAHLLERAGEPAAAREHFLAAARRTTSLPEQRYLTAKAAGIADG, from the coding sequence ATGAGCGACCACACGCCCGTGAGTGAGATCGAGCCCCTGCTGCGTGAGCTGACCCCGCAGGTGCTGGGCTTCCTGGCGCGGCGGTACGGGCAGTTCGACCTGTGTGAGGACGCCGTGCAGGAGGCCCTCCTGGCCGCGGCGACGCAGTGGCCGCAGGACGGCGTACCGGCGAACCCGCGGGGCTGGCTGATCACCGTCGCGACCCGTCGCCTGACCGACCAGTTCCGGAGCGAGAGCGCGCGGCGCAAGCGCGAGGACTCGGTCGCCGCCGAGGCCGAGCTGGTCGCGCCCGGCGCCGACCAGGACCAGTCCGCGGACGGCGACGACACGCTGACGCTGCTGTTCCTGTGCTGCCACCCGGCCGTCACGCCGGCCTCGCAGGTCGCGCTGACGCTGCGTGCGGTGGGCGGTCTCGGTACGGCGGAGATCGCGCGCGCGTTCATGGTGCCTGAGGCAACGATGGCGCCGCGGATCAGCCGGGCGAAGAAGAGCATCAAGGCGGCCGGCAGCCGGTTCGTGCTGCCGCCGGAGGAGGAGCGCGCGGACCGGCTGCGCGTCGTACTGCAGGCGCTGTACCTGATCTTCAACGAGGGCTACACGGCCAGCTCCGGCGAGGAGTTGCAGCGCGTCGAGCTGACCGCCGAGGCGATCCGGCTGACCCGGATGCTGCGGGAGTCGCTGCCGGACGAGGGCGAGGTCGCCGGGCTGCTCGCGCTGATGCTGCTCACCGACGCGCGGCGCGCGGCCCGGGCCACCGACGGCGGCGAGCTGATCCCGATCGACGAGCAGGACCGCACGCTGTGGAACCGCGAGTCCATCGAGGAGGGTGCCGCGCTGATCCTGCGGACGCTGGCCAGCGGCGAGGTCGGGCCCTACCAGTTGCAGGCCGCGATCGCGGCCGTCCATGCCGAGGCGCCGACGGCCGACGAGACCGACTGGCGGCAGATCCTCGCGCTGTACGTGCTGCTGGAGAAGCTCGCGCCGAACCCGATGGTCACGCTCAACCGCGCGATCGCGCTCGCCCAGGTCGAGGGCCCGCGGGCCGGGCTCGACCTGCTCGCCACGCTGGACGACAACAAGCACCTGGCCGACAACCACCGGCTGGACGCCGTACGGGCTCATCTGCTGGAGCGGGCGGGTGAGCCGGCGGCCGCGCGTGAGCACTTCCTCGCGGCAGCACGCCGTACGACGAGCCTGCCGGAACAGCGTTACCTCACGGCGAAAGCCGCCGGGATCGCCGACGGCTGA
- a CDS encoding TetR/AcrR family transcriptional regulator, producing MTDTVESGSRSRTRRAILDAAVRVFAQRRAASLADVAAEANVARSTLHRYFPDRAELVQALADDLLAAFDRVITEAETAEGPARDALQRLIGGYLELGQRIYFLFSEPSFNQPDPDSEVAKFFEKLDRVCKPVEVLIVRGQHEGVIATNMTVDWIMRMLLWMVFIGWDAVEDKALTRLQAQATVLQTIESGILAPTDGP from the coding sequence ATGACTGACACGGTCGAATCGGGCAGCCGCAGCCGCACCCGACGAGCGATCCTGGACGCCGCCGTACGGGTCTTCGCGCAGCGCCGGGCCGCCTCGCTGGCCGACGTCGCCGCCGAGGCGAACGTCGCCCGCAGCACGCTGCACCGGTACTTCCCCGACCGCGCCGAGCTCGTCCAGGCGCTGGCCGACGACCTGCTGGCCGCCTTCGACCGGGTGATCACCGAGGCGGAGACCGCCGAGGGACCGGCGCGCGACGCGTTGCAGCGGCTGATCGGCGGTTACCTCGAGCTCGGGCAGCGGATCTACTTCCTGTTCAGCGAGCCGAGCTTCAACCAGCCCGACCCGGACTCCGAGGTCGCGAAGTTCTTCGAGAAGCTCGACCGGGTCTGCAAGCCGGTCGAGGTGCTGATCGTGCGCGGGCAGCACGAGGGCGTGATCGCGACGAACATGACCGTCGACTGGATCATGCGGATGCTGCTCTGGATGGTGTTCATCGGCTGGGACGCGGTCGAGGACAAGGCGCTGACGCGGCTCCAGGCGCAGGCCACGGTCCTGCAGACGATCGAGTCCGGGATCCTCGCTCCGACGGACGGCCCATGA